A genome region from Blastocatellia bacterium includes the following:
- a CDS encoding TonB-dependent receptor encodes MRRKSSPTALVLLLALWGVSESAFSQGRPSGGITGLVLDEVGNPIIGAVVRLLPADAPSQPVKTSRTDMAGKYLVKKLTPGIYRIRAEARGFLPVAQVVEIKPHVLLSIDFELRRTQTLAEQREDRDDYRWAVRASRRPVLRFNKNGEREERFMVRNPDGRWRGQVVIASGFSQRRSAGSTMNLAFSQGLGPWLELGVAAQTNGLGGHPGRWEMGVLARPRAAHHLKTVIAVTDWQAALEAPRTAKARRLELRVADRWHLLPELSLIGGVDVQRTTARGHTFWDAAPRFGVRWNATDRTRIKANFLPFTIQEAQTDLTHGGPMLLAPYPILPQVRNDGHVGDEGHHWQVGVERVLGEHQMIEIAVFQSATPTHEAFPSATRETRDGNPCERESQQGIRVLYTRALGGAVKTTVGYAFGHRRAHPAEVFGTFAQGDFHVLAGRVDAMFARTRTRLIAHFRAGRGWIESDPFYNLSPEVLSLLIAPLWEKPLEEGVPSLPLVDPGLTLVIAQQLPTVAFLPGRWEAIIEARNIIAWAHNAHADGNTPVLVRAPRLIRGSLAVRF; translated from the coding sequence ATGCGAAGGAAATCATCGCCCACCGCTTTGGTTCTGTTACTCGCCTTATGGGGGGTATCCGAAAGCGCGTTCTCACAAGGGCGTCCCTCTGGGGGCATCACTGGGCTCGTCTTGGATGAAGTGGGAAATCCAATCATCGGAGCAGTCGTGCGTCTGCTCCCAGCCGATGCCCCGAGTCAGCCCGTGAAGACTTCACGCACGGACATGGCGGGGAAATATCTCGTGAAGAAGCTGACGCCGGGGATCTATCGCATCCGCGCGGAAGCGCGAGGATTCCTCCCCGTCGCGCAGGTCGTCGAGATCAAGCCGCACGTCCTCCTCAGCATCGATTTCGAGCTGCGACGGACGCAGACGTTGGCCGAGCAACGCGAAGATCGCGATGACTACCGATGGGCTGTCCGCGCCTCGCGCCGTCCGGTGCTTCGCTTCAATAAGAACGGAGAGAGGGAAGAGCGCTTCATGGTTCGGAATCCCGATGGACGATGGCGCGGACAGGTAGTCATCGCCAGCGGGTTCTCTCAACGCCGCTCAGCGGGCAGCACGATGAATCTCGCGTTCTCGCAAGGGCTGGGCCCCTGGCTCGAACTCGGAGTGGCGGCTCAGACCAATGGGCTTGGGGGGCATCCTGGGCGATGGGAGATGGGAGTCCTCGCCAGGCCCCGTGCGGCGCATCACCTGAAGACGGTGATCGCCGTGACCGATTGGCAGGCGGCGTTGGAAGCGCCACGAACGGCTAAAGCGCGGCGTTTGGAGCTTCGGGTCGCTGATCGGTGGCATCTTCTCCCTGAGCTCTCGCTCATCGGTGGGGTTGATGTACAGCGGACGACTGCTCGCGGTCACACCTTTTGGGATGCTGCTCCGCGATTCGGCGTTCGATGGAATGCCACTGACCGTACGCGCATCAAAGCGAACTTCCTCCCCTTCACCATCCAAGAGGCGCAGACCGATCTCACGCACGGCGGGCCGATGCTTCTCGCCCCATACCCGATCCTTCCTCAGGTTCGAAACGATGGCCACGTTGGAGACGAGGGGCATCATTGGCAGGTTGGCGTCGAGCGCGTTCTTGGAGAGCACCAGATGATCGAGATCGCTGTCTTTCAGAGCGCGACTCCCACGCACGAGGCCTTTCCCTCCGCCACGCGAGAGACTCGCGATGGGAATCCGTGCGAGCGCGAATCCCAACAGGGGATTCGCGTCCTCTACACTCGCGCTTTGGGAGGAGCTGTGAAGACGACCGTCGGTTACGCATTCGGCCATAGGCGCGCCCATCCGGCTGAAGTGTTCGGGACGTTCGCCCAAGGGGACTTCCACGTGCTCGCCGGACGTGTAGACGCGATGTTCGCGCGCACGCGCACGCGGCTGATCGCTCACTTTCGCGCGGGACGGGGATGGATCGAATCCGACCCGTTCTACAACCTCTCGCCGGAGGTCCTGTCGCTTCTAATCGCCCCGCTTTGGGAGAAGCCACTGGAAGAGGGCGTCCCCAGCTTGCCGCTTGTGGATCCCGGATTGACGCTGGTCATCGCGCAGCAGCTCCCCACCGTTGCTTTCCTGCCCGGCCGATGGGAGGCGATCATCGAGGCGCGCAACATCATCGCTTGGGCTCACAACGCGCATGCTGACGGGAACACCCCCGTCCTCGTTCGCGCTCCGCGCCTGATCCGAGGCAGCCTCGCCGTGCGATTCTGA
- a CDS encoding ferredoxin family protein, translating into MAYTIAEPCIGTKDTACVDVCPVDCIHPGKNEPGYDIVEQLYINPEECIDCGACVPACPVEAIFPNDEVPEKWAFYIEKNADYYALSAAEFQAKWNSPKPE; encoded by the coding sequence ATGGCCTATACCATCGCAGAACCGTGCATCGGAACCAAGGATACGGCGTGCGTGGATGTCTGCCCGGTGGATTGCATTCATCCGGGGAAGAACGAGCCGGGATACGACATCGTCGAGCAGCTCTACATCAATCCGGAGGAATGTATCGACTGCGGCGCGTGTGTGCCCGCCTGTCCCGTAGAGGCGATCTTCCCCAACGACGAAGTTCCCGAGAAGTGGGCCTTCTACATCGAGAAGAACGCCGATTACTACGCGCTCTCGGCGGCGGAATTTCAAGCCAAATGGAACTCGCCGAAGCCCGAGTGA
- a CDS encoding dockerin type I domain-containing protein, translating to MSESWGFRCRRFPAFVTYLLGLVFGFLATGLMAFGLSTGPPPGFTQAPGESTCTECHDSFGEATNRGPGELVIEHPPRYELGQVVTVVVKLEHAGQRRWGFQLTALTADTSEPAGELLVIDPLHTRRVEGPNGRPYIGHTREGTFAGHRDRAQWVVAWRAPERDLGPVTFYATGNAADGDGTRLGDWIYAAESTIVPPSYPTATLRFPRGGETFRPGQPVVIHWEASSNVTSFDVLFFPRAGALPMTIASGLPAEARSLLWIVPDLQTESARLAVLAFNDVGFALADSKPFRIVTAPHGQPGDVNGDGRLDERDLQLLLRILSGKTPPIPMADVNGDGAINFQDALRLLELLLRQRVG from the coding sequence ATGTCCGAGAGCTGGGGATTTCGCTGTCGAAGATTCCCGGCATTCGTCACATATCTGTTGGGACTGGTGTTCGGATTTCTCGCCACGGGGCTTATGGCCTTTGGTCTCTCGACTGGCCCACCGCCGGGATTCACCCAAGCTCCGGGGGAAAGCACGTGCACGGAATGTCACGATTCGTTTGGCGAGGCAACCAATCGCGGGCCGGGCGAACTCGTCATCGAGCATCCCCCTCGATACGAGCTTGGACAGGTCGTGACCGTTGTGGTGAAGCTCGAGCACGCGGGTCAGCGCCGATGGGGCTTCCAATTGACGGCCCTTACTGCCGATACGTCCGAACCGGCCGGAGAGCTTCTCGTCATCGATCCGCTTCATACCCGACGTGTGGAGGGACCCAACGGACGTCCATACATCGGACACACGCGAGAAGGGACGTTCGCCGGACACCGAGATCGCGCGCAATGGGTGGTTGCTTGGCGCGCGCCGGAGCGGGACCTTGGTCCGGTGACGTTCTATGCGACGGGGAATGCGGCCGATGGCGATGGCACGCGGCTGGGCGATTGGATTTACGCTGCGGAATCCACCATCGTCCCCCCTTCGTATCCGACAGCGACCTTGCGTTTCCCGCGCGGCGGCGAGACATTTCGTCCCGGACAGCCCGTCGTCATCCACTGGGAAGCCTCATCCAACGTGACGTCATTCGACGTGCTCTTCTTCCCGCGCGCAGGCGCGCTGCCGATGACGATCGCCAGCGGACTTCCCGCTGAAGCGCGCAGCCTGTTGTGGATCGTCCCCGATCTCCAAACCGAATCGGCGCGTTTGGCCGTTCTTGCGTTCAACGACGTCGGTTTCGCCCTCGCCGACAGTAAGCCCTTTCGCATTGTGACAGCACCGCACGGACAGCCCGGAGATGTGAACGGCGATGGACGCCTCGATGAACGAGACCTCCAACTCTTACTTCGCATCCTCTCTGGGAAGACCCCTCCCATACCGATGGCCGATGTGAACGGAGATGGCGCGATCAACTTTCAAGATGCGCTCCGATTGCTCGAGCTGCTTCTGAGACAACGCGTGGGATGA
- a CDS encoding DUF1501 domain-containing protein codes for MSKTTRREFIKKSGMMALSVGLSQQAFWRHVRAASESVLTQAAALSPADRILVVIQLDGGNDGLNTVIPLSGSAASLYRQYRPTLAIPETNALPIGTDAAGTLLGFHRNMQPLKELYDRGYVAVIQSVGYPNPNRSHFASQDIWHTGDPEGRKRTGWLGRYLDVTSPSAENPLLAVSLAGTRLPLTLHAEHVLVPAVGSVANYQFRTQPPGDHQNKIRAFLALNRETASDHVLRKQIQLVALDTYESVERLQSGIQRYTSDPAITYNPQNSLAQALRQVAQILAATLGTRILYVSIGGFDTHQSQANTHATLLARLSEAVATFHADLVRLGLDDRVLIMTWSEFGRKVTENGNQGTDHGTVGPQFLIGTRVKGRIVGEHPSLRPEDLNPGLSDPKFSARAIDFRSIYATILEKWFLVDSREILGGGFELLDIL; via the coding sequence ATGAGTAAGACCACACGTCGTGAGTTCATCAAGAAGAGCGGAATGATGGCGCTGAGCGTGGGTCTCAGTCAGCAGGCCTTTTGGCGCCATGTGCGTGCGGCCTCTGAGAGCGTCCTCACGCAGGCGGCAGCGCTCAGTCCCGCGGATCGCATCCTCGTGGTCATTCAACTGGATGGCGGTAACGATGGCCTGAACACGGTGATTCCGTTGAGCGGCTCAGCGGCTTCGCTCTATCGGCAGTATCGGCCGACGTTGGCCATCCCGGAGACAAACGCTCTGCCCATTGGAACAGATGCTGCGGGGACGCTCCTTGGCTTTCACCGAAATATGCAACCGTTGAAGGAGCTGTATGACCGCGGCTATGTCGCCGTCATTCAATCGGTCGGCTATCCGAATCCGAACCGTTCGCATTTCGCCTCGCAGGATATTTGGCATACGGGGGATCCAGAAGGTCGCAAGCGCACGGGCTGGCTCGGCAGATACCTGGATGTGACCTCTCCTTCGGCGGAGAATCCCTTGTTGGCCGTCTCGCTGGCCGGGACCCGTCTTCCGCTCACGCTTCATGCCGAGCATGTGCTCGTGCCAGCCGTAGGCAGCGTAGCCAATTATCAATTCCGCACCCAGCCCCCGGGCGATCATCAAAACAAGATACGCGCCTTTCTGGCTCTGAATCGAGAGACCGCTTCGGATCACGTCCTCCGCAAGCAGATCCAACTCGTCGCGCTCGACACCTACGAGAGCGTTGAGAGGCTTCAATCGGGCATCCAGCGATACACGTCCGATCCCGCCATCACGTACAACCCGCAGAATTCCTTAGCGCAGGCCTTACGACAAGTGGCGCAGATTCTGGCGGCGACGCTCGGTACGCGTATCCTCTATGTGAGCATCGGAGGATTCGACACGCACCAATCCCAAGCGAACACGCATGCGACTCTTCTGGCTCGACTCTCGGAAGCTGTGGCCACGTTCCATGCCGACCTTGTCCGCCTTGGGCTCGATGATCGTGTTCTCATCATGACGTGGTCGGAGTTCGGTCGCAAGGTCACGGAGAACGGAAATCAGGGCACGGATCATGGGACCGTAGGCCCGCAGTTCCTGATCGGGACGCGCGTCAAAGGAAGAATCGTCGGCGAACATCCGAGCCTGCGCCCGGAGGATTTGAACCCCGGATTGAGCGATCCGAAGTTCTCCGCCCGCGCGATCGACTTCCGCTCGATCTACGCGACAATCCTGGAGAAGTGGTTCCTCGTAGACTCGCGGGAGATCCTGGGCGGCGGCTTCGAGCTGCTCGATATCCTCTAG
- a CDS encoding DUF1800 domain-containing protein encodes MPLDEYDKIAHLLRRAGFTAHPDELEAATARGLQAVVEDLLNFERFPDVPPDPEILAALDQSQDTFNRMRGDFLNRLTRWWLHAMATTPRPLQEKMVLFWHGLFATSVAGLEFWQQIYLQNENFRGNFDPDTGQLLRPAPGNPFPVGNFRRMLEYLSKDPAMLYWLDNQFNVKKNNEVGSNENYARELHELFSMGVEDVVAKVPNYTERDIRQASRALTGWRVLPRSANFTFPRVFSFDPTRHDFGPYEHLGKRGGNNADFIFDNIVRHRNPGQKQSAVGRFLGYRLFTFFGYEDPEPEIINALADVFDGAHGGEPFNIRNMLRTIFTPGNLVSEAFYSERAFRARVKSPTEYVVSLVRLLTFDRATSRPEGISSSSAVMRLLSNGMVQMGQQLFAPPDVSGWREGLAWISTTSVLARFNFANDILALQVNQGGIDLTRLMTQARLQEALQQRRYGEVVDFLARLLWQIPPSAEAREALIGYLQAPIPNTSESTLVSQKIRGLIHLMLAAPDFQLS; translated from the coding sequence ATGCCGCTTGACGAGTACGACAAGATCGCCCATCTTCTTCGTCGTGCCGGCTTCACGGCCCATCCCGATGAGTTAGAGGCTGCTACCGCGCGCGGCCTCCAGGCGGTGGTCGAGGACCTTTTGAACTTCGAGCGATTTCCCGACGTGCCTCCTGATCCGGAGATCCTCGCCGCCTTAGACCAGTCTCAAGACACCTTCAATCGAATGCGCGGGGATTTCTTGAACAGACTGACCCGGTGGTGGCTTCATGCGATGGCGACGACGCCGCGCCCGCTCCAGGAGAAGATGGTGCTTTTCTGGCACGGGCTGTTTGCGACTTCGGTCGCGGGACTGGAGTTCTGGCAGCAGATTTACCTCCAGAATGAAAACTTTCGGGGCAATTTCGATCCCGACACGGGACAGCTCCTGAGGCCGGCGCCGGGGAATCCGTTCCCTGTGGGAAATTTCCGCCGCATGTTGGAGTATCTCTCCAAAGACCCGGCCATGCTCTATTGGCTCGACAATCAATTCAACGTGAAGAAGAACAACGAGGTCGGCAGCAACGAGAACTATGCGCGGGAATTGCACGAATTGTTCTCGATGGGCGTTGAGGATGTGGTGGCGAAAGTCCCCAACTATACGGAGCGTGACATTCGACAAGCCTCGCGCGCGCTGACGGGATGGCGCGTGTTACCGCGCTCGGCGAACTTCACCTTCCCACGTGTCTTCTCCTTCGACCCGACGCGGCATGATTTCGGTCCCTACGAGCATTTGGGCAAACGCGGGGGCAACAACGCTGATTTCATCTTCGATAACATCGTGCGGCATCGGAATCCTGGGCAGAAGCAGAGCGCCGTCGGGCGGTTTCTCGGTTATCGGCTGTTCACATTCTTCGGCTACGAGGACCCGGAGCCGGAGATCATCAATGCCTTGGCTGACGTCTTCGACGGGGCCCATGGAGGAGAACCCTTCAACATCCGCAACATGTTGCGGACGATCTTCACGCCGGGGAATCTCGTCTCCGAGGCCTTCTATTCGGAACGAGCCTTTCGCGCGCGCGTCAAGAGTCCAACTGAATATGTGGTGAGCCTCGTGCGCCTGCTCACGTTCGACCGCGCGACGAGCCGACCTGAGGGCATTTCTTCTTCCTCTGCCGTGATGCGCTTGCTATCGAATGGAATGGTCCAGATGGGACAGCAACTTTTCGCCCCTCCGGATGTGAGCGGTTGGCGAGAGGGCTTGGCGTGGATCTCGACGACGTCGGTCCTAGCGCGCTTCAATTTCGCCAATGACATCCTCGCGCTTCAGGTCAATCAAGGGGGCATAGACCTGACGCGGCTCATGACCCAAGCGAGGCTACAGGAAGCTCTGCAACAGCGGCGCTATGGCGAAGTCGTGGATTTCCTCGCCCGTCTGTTGTGGCAGATCCCCCCATCGGCCGAGGCGCGAGAAGCGCTCATCGGATACTTGCAAGCGCCGATCCCGAATACCAGCGAGAGCACTCTCGTGAGCCAGAAGATCCGCGGGCTGATTCACCTGATGCTCGCAGCCCCGGACTTTCAACTGAGCTGA
- a CDS encoding HU family DNA-binding protein: MKRGLTKMELAEHLAQKFGLSKVTARRILEELETLAAKQVKTVGIFSLPGIGKLVLSQRKARTGRHPKTGEPIEIPARAVLKFRIARTLKTAILSAPGEARQKEQEDSAEAGEASLSA, from the coding sequence ATGAAAAGAGGACTGACGAAGATGGAGTTGGCCGAACATCTGGCTCAAAAGTTCGGCCTGAGCAAAGTGACGGCTCGTCGGATCTTGGAAGAATTGGAGACGTTAGCGGCCAAGCAAGTGAAGACGGTCGGGATCTTCTCTCTCCCAGGAATTGGCAAGCTCGTCCTCTCGCAACGGAAAGCGCGAACGGGACGGCATCCGAAGACGGGGGAACCGATCGAGATTCCGGCACGGGCGGTACTGAAGTTCCGTATCGCGAGGACCTTGAAGACGGCTATCTTGAGCGCACCAGGCGAGGCGCGCCAAAAAGAGCAGGAAGACTCAGCAGAAGCGGGCGAGGCCTCCCTTTCGGCGTAA
- a CDS encoding helix-turn-helix domain-containing protein has translation MTPTFARQPLPEERKTLEEWIKNPPSRDHYIRARIILLSADGLSAPDIARRIGRHESRVRMWIRQFNRFGIEGLYSGKPLSNRAKPIEEGGQRESSHQSSGPSPRKSPALNEWVFYPVPERAEGE, from the coding sequence ATGACGCCGACTTTTGCCAGACAGCCGCTTCCTGAGGAGCGGAAGACGTTGGAAGAGTGGATCAAGAACCCCCCGTCCCGTGACCATTACATTCGGGCTCGAATCATATTGCTTTCGGCCGATGGGCTTTCGGCGCCGGATATCGCGCGGCGGATCGGGCGACATGAAAGTCGCGTTCGAATGTGGATTCGGCAATTCAACCGTTTCGGGATCGAGGGCCTGTATAGTGGCAAGCCGCTGTCGAATCGGGCCAAACCGATTGAAGAGGGGGGGCAACGCGAGTCTTCGCACCAATCCAGTGGCCCGTCTCCGCGAAAGAGCCCCGCGCTCAACGAATGGGTATTCTACCCCGTGCCTGAACGGGCCGAAGGGGAGTGA
- a CDS encoding cold shock domain-containing protein: MRETGRVKWFNNKKGYGFIERQEGGDVFVHYTAIKAEGFRSLEEGEVVTFDIVRGPKGLQAENVERLR, from the coding sequence ATGCGAGAGACAGGACGCGTCAAATGGTTCAACAATAAGAAGGGGTACGGATTCATCGAGCGCCAGGAGGGCGGCGATGTCTTCGTCCACTATACAGCGATCAAAGCTGAGGGCTTTCGATCCCTCGAAGAGGGGGAGGTCGTGACCTTCGACATCGTGCGTGGGCCGAAGGGCCTACAAGCTGAGAACGTCGAGCGATTGAGGTAG
- a CDS encoding insulinase family protein: MRSQLPEGMVFVAESGGIEEYRMANGMKVLLSEQRAAPVVAFMVLYHVGSRNEAVGHTGATHLLEHMLFKGTPTFNARRGTAIATVLHRIGAVFNATTWFDRTNYYEAVPREHLELVMQLEADRMRNALILDEDREQERIVVRNELERGENDPLNVLEIHTWATAFREHPYHHPTIGWRSDVENVPTERLREFYHTFYWPNNATAIIVGDFDREKVLLWLERYFGVIPPSPRPIPKVYTVEPPQEGERRFVIRRAGEVGALMLGYHTPEATHPDIYPLAVLGRLLTGGVTTRLYQRLVDGELAISVRAFVAHLRDPGLFEITAVLRPGVEHARVEGAIRDEIARLQDAKVSEAELERAKNKIEAETFYARDGALQFAFALGEAEASADWQWFITYVPNVRRVTVEDIQRVAQTYLHQDNLTVGWFVPKNAIGSGPTASAGQPGMLWLHRPAFFAPEAPDASAGATEPLVGQSFAKRTLSFALPNGVRGLVLENRANPTVEVRAALFAGRAFEPVEQPELAVVTASMLMRGTERRSKLEIAAWLEDVGAEMHIGANRFLATASATSLSQDVGRLLETLAEVLREPVFPEEELMKLKSQMIGQIRRSQEHTGVRAFERFSQLIYDRSSPFYEPPASERVASIEAMTVEDVRRFHRAHYGPRHLVLVVVGDVVATEIVERIRRQFGDWSAEPAEDPRTRWARMPRTPLPEASLREVIYMPDKANVDVVLGHAGQLRRTDPDYVAAIIGNAALGYSTLSSRLGVRVRDQEGLTYGIISRFFEPSFLDGPWAVSVTVNPANVERAIASTMEVLTRYVAEGITAQELEDEKSAFVGSFLVGLGTNGGIAAQLLLAEVFGFGPAYLDHLPEQVRALTREEVNAAIRTYLHPERLITVIAGEYRP; the protein is encoded by the coding sequence ATGAGGAGCCAACTGCCGGAAGGTATGGTTTTCGTAGCTGAGTCAGGAGGGATCGAGGAATATCGCATGGCCAATGGGATGAAGGTGCTCCTTTCGGAGCAGAGAGCGGCGCCAGTAGTTGCCTTCATGGTCCTCTATCACGTGGGGTCGCGGAACGAGGCCGTGGGACATACAGGAGCGACGCACCTTTTGGAGCATATGCTCTTCAAGGGGACGCCGACGTTCAACGCGCGGCGAGGGACGGCGATCGCGACCGTGTTGCACCGAATTGGCGCAGTCTTCAACGCGACGACGTGGTTCGATCGGACGAACTATTATGAGGCCGTCCCTCGCGAGCATTTGGAGTTGGTCATGCAGCTTGAGGCGGACCGCATGCGAAATGCGCTCATCTTGGATGAGGATCGGGAGCAGGAGCGGATCGTCGTGCGGAACGAGTTGGAGCGCGGGGAGAACGATCCGCTCAACGTCTTGGAGATTCACACTTGGGCGACGGCTTTTCGCGAGCATCCGTATCATCATCCGACGATCGGGTGGCGAAGCGATGTGGAGAACGTTCCGACGGAGCGGTTGCGGGAGTTCTATCACACGTTCTACTGGCCAAATAATGCGACGGCGATCATCGTCGGGGACTTCGATCGGGAGAAGGTATTGCTCTGGCTCGAACGCTATTTCGGAGTGATTCCGCCTTCTCCACGTCCGATCCCCAAGGTTTACACGGTGGAACCTCCGCAAGAAGGGGAGCGTCGCTTCGTCATTCGGCGAGCGGGCGAAGTCGGCGCTTTGATGCTTGGCTATCATACGCCTGAGGCGACGCATCCCGACATTTATCCGCTGGCGGTGTTAGGGCGTCTTTTGACCGGAGGCGTGACGACGCGCCTTTATCAGCGGCTCGTGGATGGGGAACTGGCCATTAGTGTACGGGCATTTGTCGCGCATCTTCGGGACCCGGGGCTCTTCGAGATCACGGCCGTGCTTCGCCCAGGCGTCGAGCATGCGCGCGTCGAAGGAGCAATCCGCGATGAGATTGCGCGGCTCCAAGATGCCAAGGTGAGCGAGGCGGAACTGGAGCGGGCGAAGAACAAGATCGAGGCCGAGACTTTCTACGCGCGGGATGGCGCGCTGCAATTCGCGTTCGCGCTAGGAGAGGCGGAGGCGAGCGCCGATTGGCAATGGTTCATCACTTATGTCCCGAACGTGCGACGTGTCACGGTTGAGGACATCCAGCGCGTCGCCCAAACGTATCTCCATCAGGACAATCTCACGGTAGGATGGTTCGTCCCGAAGAACGCGATTGGAAGTGGACCAACCGCGAGCGCCGGTCAGCCGGGAATGCTCTGGCTTCATCGTCCGGCGTTCTTCGCTCCAGAGGCGCCGGATGCGTCGGCTGGAGCCACAGAACCCCTCGTGGGGCAGTCCTTCGCCAAACGCACGCTCTCCTTCGCTCTCCCCAATGGTGTTCGAGGGCTTGTTCTAGAGAATCGTGCGAATCCGACGGTGGAGGTTCGAGCAGCGCTCTTCGCTGGTCGAGCCTTCGAGCCAGTCGAACAGCCGGAGCTGGCCGTTGTGACGGCCTCCATGCTGATGCGGGGGACTGAGCGACGGAGCAAGTTGGAGATCGCCGCTTGGCTGGAGGATGTGGGAGCGGAGATGCACATTGGGGCGAATCGCTTTCTGGCGACGGCGAGCGCGACTTCCCTCAGCCAAGATGTCGGACGTCTGCTGGAGACGTTGGCCGAAGTACTGCGGGAGCCGGTTTTTCCTGAAGAGGAGCTGATGAAGCTCAAGTCGCAAATGATCGGTCAAATTCGCCGGAGCCAAGAACACACGGGCGTGCGCGCTTTCGAGCGCTTTTCACAGCTCATCTACGATCGGTCGAGTCCGTTTTATGAACCTCCGGCATCCGAGCGCGTAGCGAGCATCGAAGCGATGACCGTCGAGGATGTGCGGCGCTTTCATCGCGCGCATTACGGCCCGCGCCATTTGGTGCTCGTCGTCGTCGGTGATGTCGTGGCGACGGAGATCGTCGAGCGGATTCGGCGACAGTTTGGCGACTGGTCTGCTGAACCGGCCGAAGACCCGCGCACGAGATGGGCTCGAATGCCACGCACTCCCTTACCCGAGGCCTCGCTTCGCGAAGTGATCTACATGCCGGATAAGGCGAACGTAGACGTTGTTCTCGGGCATGCAGGCCAGCTGCGACGAACCGATCCCGACTATGTGGCGGCGATCATTGGCAATGCCGCCTTGGGCTATTCGACGCTCTCCTCTCGGCTAGGGGTGCGCGTCCGGGATCAGGAAGGGCTCACATACGGGATTATCTCGCGCTTTTTCGAACCGAGTTTCCTGGATGGCCCGTGGGCCGTGAGCGTGACGGTCAATCCGGCGAACGTCGAGCGCGCCATCGCCTCCACGATGGAGGTCCTCACTCGCTATGTGGCCGAGGGGATCACCGCACAGGAGTTGGAGGATGAGAAATCGGCCTTCGTGGGGTCATTCCTCGTGGGATTAGGGACCAATGGGGGGATCGCCGCGCAGTTGCTTCTAGCCGAGGTTTTTGGCTTCGGGCCCGCATACCTGGATCATCTGCCTGAGCAGGTCCGAGCCCTCACGCGGGAGGAGGTGAATGCGGCGATTCGCACCTATCTGCATCCGGAGCGGCTCATCACGGTGATCGCCGGGGAATATCGGCCGTGA
- a CDS encoding sigma-70 family RNA polymerase sigma factor: protein MERCNSANELVPDDEELVERSLAGDAEAFEALVRRYGRAIYNVAGRFFRQPEMREDITQETFLKAYQALHTYRRGASFERWLMKIAVNACYDELRRMQRRREFSLADLTEDERTWLEEALARPAFELFEQQQQNEDAAALAEKLLASLSPEDRLVMLLYERDGLSTAEIGELMGWSRSKVKIRLFRARRALDKRLRRMLQMAQPASASRTKADELKSQRARKR, encoded by the coding sequence GTGGAGAGGTGCAATTCGGCGAACGAGCTTGTGCCCGACGACGAGGAGCTGGTTGAGCGGAGTCTGGCGGGCGATGCTGAGGCATTCGAGGCGTTGGTCCGGCGCTATGGTCGAGCCATCTACAATGTCGCAGGGCGCTTCTTCCGGCAGCCGGAGATGCGGGAGGACATCACACAGGAGACGTTCTTGAAGGCATATCAGGCCTTGCACACGTATCGGCGGGGAGCGTCCTTCGAGAGGTGGCTGATGAAAATTGCCGTGAATGCATGCTATGATGAATTACGGCGGATGCAGCGGCGGCGGGAGTTCAGTTTGGCGGACTTGACTGAGGATGAGCGGACGTGGTTGGAAGAGGCGTTAGCCAGACCGGCATTCGAGCTGTTTGAGCAGCAGCAGCAGAACGAAGATGCTGCGGCCTTGGCCGAGAAGTTGCTCGCCAGTCTCTCGCCGGAGGATCGCTTAGTTATGCTTCTGTACGAACGCGATGGGCTCTCGACGGCCGAGATCGGCGAGCTGATGGGGTGGTCGCGCTCGAAGGTGAAGATCCGGCTGTTTCGAGCGCGTCGCGCTTTGGATAAACGGCTGCGTCGGATGCTGCAGATGGCGCAGCCAGCATCGGCCTCAAGGACGAAGGCTGACGAGTTGAAATCGCAGCGGGCGAGAAAGAGATGA
- a CDS encoding periplasmic heavy metal sensor, with product MFRNSSWRARLTVLGVFALGVALGALAMDFYQRGVWGRGPQEPPPRGESARERHLQHLVRELKLTPEQTEQVRRILDETRQEFLQLRNEMRPRFEEIRRRSRERLRAVLTPEQQAKFDELMKRMEEERRRYRREGP from the coding sequence ATGTTTCGCAACAGCTCATGGCGAGCTCGCTTAACGGTTTTGGGCGTTTTCGCGCTTGGAGTAGCGCTTGGCGCGTTGGCCATGGACTTTTATCAGCGAGGCGTTTGGGGGCGTGGCCCTCAGGAGCCGCCTCCGCGCGGAGAGAGCGCGCGCGAACGCCATCTGCAGCATCTTGTCCGAGAGCTGAAGCTCACGCCGGAGCAGACCGAGCAGGTGCGACGCATCCTTGATGAGACGCGGCAAGAGTTCCTGCAACTTCGGAATGAGATGCGTCCGCGCTTTGAAGAGATTCGGCGTCGCTCGCGCGAGCGGCTGCGTGCCGTCCTGACGCCGGAGCAGCAGGCGAAATTCGATGAGTTGATGAAGCGCATGGAGGAAGAGCGGCGACGCTATCGCCGAGAGGGGCCGTGA